Proteins from a genomic interval of Paenibacillus sp. FSL H8-0048:
- a CDS encoding carbohydrate ABC transporter permease, which translates to MERALSDKKLIALFLVPGLTIFLVFYFVPILMTAYYSFQEWDGINPMAFVGLDNYTKMFTADKSFWKAVWNSVAFLLTGVFVQLPLSFGLALLVSRKMKGRKWFRNIYFFPVVMSTTMVSLLWVKIYDPNIGMLNTLLEAVHLGSWAQAWLGDTKTALLSVLIVTTWHYVGYNMLILFAGIQGISEQYYEAAKLDGAVGWKAVRYITLPLLSDVLRICVVLNVIYALKTFESVYVMTNGGPLHSTTMIALKMFQEAFLKQNFGYGSALAVFMVLECLIIAWVLNKVLTREKIEY; encoded by the coding sequence ATGGAAAGAGCGCTCTCGGATAAGAAATTAATCGCTTTGTTTCTAGTACCCGGCTTAACCATATTTCTGGTCTTCTATTTCGTGCCGATCCTCATGACGGCGTATTACAGCTTCCAGGAGTGGGACGGAATTAACCCTATGGCCTTCGTGGGCCTGGACAATTACACCAAGATGTTCACCGCAGATAAAAGCTTCTGGAAGGCGGTATGGAACAGTGTAGCCTTCCTCCTGACTGGCGTGTTCGTCCAGCTTCCGCTCTCGTTCGGCCTGGCGCTCTTGGTCTCCCGCAAAATGAAGGGACGCAAATGGTTCCGCAATATTTACTTTTTCCCGGTGGTCATGTCAACAACGATGGTCAGTCTGCTGTGGGTCAAAATCTACGATCCGAACATCGGGATGCTGAACACGCTGCTGGAGGCCGTTCACCTTGGCAGCTGGGCACAGGCCTGGCTTGGAGATACCAAGACGGCACTTTTGTCCGTCCTGATCGTAACAACCTGGCATTATGTAGGCTATAACATGCTGATCCTGTTTGCAGGTATCCAGGGTATCTCGGAACAGTATTATGAAGCCGCGAAGCTGGACGGAGCTGTCGGCTGGAAGGCAGTCCGTTATATCACGCTTCCGCTGCTGTCTGATGTGCTGCGGATCTGTGTCGTGCTGAACGTGATTTACGCGCTCAAGACCTTTGAGAGTGTGTATGTGATGACGAACGGCGGACCGCTGCATTCCACAACAATGATTGCCCTGAAAATGTTCCAGGAAGCGTTCCTGAAGCAGAACTTCGGCTACGGCAGTGCGCTTGCCGTATTCATGGTGCTGGAGTGTCTGATCATCGCCTGGGTACTCAACAAAGTGCTGACCCGTGAAAAAATTGAATATTAA
- a CDS encoding ABC transporter substrate-binding protein, which yields MFGKKLGVVAASIALSSVVLSACGGANGNEGATQNQDAKAAEGKESVSLWMFDADPMYQAAAEATAAEVGVDLNYEYIQDETYKTKISVALAANELPDVFQQHAGKSYRTPVLQSKTVAPLNDTLDSTGLGAKFLDNQLVKEEDGNIYSVPSNISTTLVFYYNKKLMSDLGATPPATWDDLQALVSKADDKGIIPIALGGKERWQGDLLYNLLVARQDVNAFDNAIKGDAKFTDAPFVDAAKQVATLVSSNAFQKGFLGSAYLDAQELFKNDKALIWIDGSFNFGALSKAMGDNLGYIAFPKTGAEDVYSATIGFQNSAAPYSLFVNNSSKHLDKAKEFAIKLSLKLNDEFVRKGLPGYAASEVKSESQNEQLSAYAADISKTAKTQAMWFGLLSADTGQEYRDMTQQLYGGNLTPEEYTAQLETLLRSAE from the coding sequence ATGTTCGGAAAAAAGCTTGGGGTAGTTGCAGCATCCATCGCGCTTAGCAGTGTAGTGCTTAGTGCTTGCGGAGGAGCCAACGGTAACGAAGGGGCAACTCAGAATCAGGATGCGAAAGCGGCGGAAGGTAAGGAATCTGTCTCCTTATGGATGTTCGATGCAGATCCGATGTATCAGGCTGCTGCCGAGGCTACCGCAGCGGAAGTCGGCGTGGATTTGAATTATGAGTACATACAGGACGAGACCTACAAGACCAAAATCAGTGTTGCACTGGCTGCCAATGAGCTACCGGATGTATTCCAGCAGCATGCCGGGAAGTCCTACCGGACACCTGTACTGCAATCGAAAACGGTAGCCCCGCTGAACGATACCCTGGATTCCACAGGACTTGGTGCGAAATTTCTGGACAACCAGCTGGTGAAAGAAGAAGACGGCAATATCTATTCCGTTCCTTCCAATATCAGTACAACCCTGGTCTTCTACTATAACAAAAAGCTGATGAGCGATCTGGGCGCTACGCCTCCTGCAACCTGGGATGATCTTCAGGCGCTGGTATCCAAAGCCGATGATAAAGGGATCATCCCTATCGCCCTCGGCGGCAAGGAAAGATGGCAGGGTGATCTGCTGTACAACCTGCTTGTAGCGCGTCAGGACGTTAACGCCTTCGACAATGCGATTAAAGGCGATGCGAAGTTTACAGATGCTCCATTTGTAGATGCGGCGAAGCAGGTAGCCACCCTGGTAAGCAGCAATGCCTTCCAGAAAGGCTTCCTAGGCTCGGCTTACCTGGATGCCCAGGAGCTGTTCAAGAATGATAAGGCGCTGATCTGGATTGACGGCAGCTTCAACTTCGGCGCGTTGTCGAAGGCCATGGGCGATAATCTCGGATATATCGCATTCCCGAAGACGGGTGCAGAGGATGTCTACAGTGCGACGATCGGCTTCCAGAACTCGGCGGCACCTTACTCCTTGTTCGTGAACAACAGCTCCAAGCACCTTGACAAAGCCAAGGAATTCGCCATTAAGCTGTCTCTGAAGCTCAATGATGAGTTCGTACGCAAAGGCCTGCCGGGCTATGCAGCCAGTGAAGTGAAGTCGGAGTCGCAGAATGAGCAGCTCTCCGCTTATGCTGCCGATATCAGCAAAACAGCCAAAACCCAGGCGATGTGGTTCGGCCTGCTGTCGGCAGATACAGGTCAGGAATACCGCGATATGACGCAGCAGCTCTATGGCGGCAATCTGACGCCTGAGGAATACACGGCCCAGCTGGAAACATTGCTCCGTTCGGCAGAGTAA